One genomic region from Portunus trituberculatus isolate SZX2019 chromosome 3, ASM1759143v1, whole genome shotgun sequence encodes:
- the LOC123509379 gene encoding UBA-like domain-containing protein 2-B isoform X2, whose translation MTWQEEGRVSPLLIMDSNLREQVMINQFVMAAGATREQARQLLQSTHWQFETALSIFFQEAVPNGGATQHHLNHLCTPANTPATPPAFPDALAAFSKMTTQERLSSSPSGGFSPPPPLGQSGAPLQHPLPPLQPPLPPLQHPPSSQPRQIMTNNLNVMQR comes from the exons ATGACGTGGCAGGAGGAGGGTCGTGTCTCTCCGCTCCTCATCATGGATTCCAATTTACGTGAACAG gtgatGATTAACCAGTTTGTCATGGCGGCGGGGGCAACAAGGGAACAAGCAAGACAGCTACTACAATCTACACACTGGCAGTTTGAG actGCGCTAAGTATATTCTTTCAAGAGGCGGTACCGAACGGAGGAGCAACGCAGCATCACTTAAATCAC cTGTGCACTCCTGCCAACACCCCTGCCACGCCCCCAGCCTTCCCTGACGCCCTGGCCGCCTTCTCCAAGATGACCACGCAGGAGAGACTGTCTTCATCTCCGTCAG gtggcttctccccccctcctccgcTGGGCCAGTCTGGGGCGCCCCTCCAACACCCCCTCCCACCTCTACAGCCCCCCTTACCCCCACTCCAGCACCCCCCTTCCTCCCAGCCCAGACAGATCATGACAAACAACTTAAATGTAATGCAGAGATAA
- the LOC123509379 gene encoding UBA-like domain-containing protein 2-B isoform X1 — protein sequence MTWQEEGRVSPLLIMDSNLREQVMINQFVMAAGATREQARQLLQSTHWQFELCTPANTPATPPAFPDALAAFSKMTTQERLSSSPSGGFSPPPPLGQSGAPLQHPLPPLQPPLPPLQHPPSSQPRQIMTNNLNVMQR from the exons ATGACGTGGCAGGAGGAGGGTCGTGTCTCTCCGCTCCTCATCATGGATTCCAATTTACGTGAACAG gtgatGATTAACCAGTTTGTCATGGCGGCGGGGGCAACAAGGGAACAAGCAAGACAGCTACTACAATCTACACACTGGCAGTTTGAG cTGTGCACTCCTGCCAACACCCCTGCCACGCCCCCAGCCTTCCCTGACGCCCTGGCCGCCTTCTCCAAGATGACCACGCAGGAGAGACTGTCTTCATCTCCGTCAG gtggcttctccccccctcctccgcTGGGCCAGTCTGGGGCGCCCCTCCAACACCCCCTCCCACCTCTACAGCCCCCCTTACCCCCACTCCAGCACCCCCCTTCCTCCCAGCCCAGACAGATCATGACAAACAACTTAAATGTAATGCAGAGATAA